A part of Candidatus Zymogenaceae bacterium genomic DNA contains:
- the ssb gene encoding single-stranded DNA-binding protein, translating to MSGVNKAILVGNLGADPEVRYTANGTAVTTFNIATNERWTDRSSGEKQERTEWHRVVAWGKLGEICGEYLSKGKQVYIEGRIQTRSWDDRDGNKRYTTEIVAREMVMLSGSGPGARPSDGYSDSNDYYNQDRRSGPPSGTPGPPDDDDIPF from the coding sequence GTGAGCGGAGTAAACAAAGCCATCCTGGTTGGAAATTTGGGGGCGGACCCAGAGGTGCGATACACGGCCAACGGCACGGCCGTCACGACGTTCAACATCGCCACAAACGAACGATGGACCGATCGCTCCTCCGGCGAAAAGCAGGAACGCACCGAATGGCACCGGGTTGTGGCATGGGGCAAACTGGGAGAAATCTGCGGAGAATACCTTTCCAAGGGCAAGCAGGTTTACATAGAGGGGAGAATACAGACACGGTCGTGGGACGACCGGGACGGCAACAAGCGATATACCACGGAGATCGTCGCCAGGGAGATGGTCATGCTGAGCGGAAGCGGCCCGGGGGCACGGCCGTCGGATGGTTATTCGGACTCAAATGATTATTACAACCAGGACAGAAGAAGCGGACCACCGTCCGGCACTCCGGGTCCACCCGACGACGACGATATCCCCTTCTAA